tcttcaaacaaatcagaaatgtattcagggtctaaaccattcagtgatttataaactaaaaacaccacaaaatctattctgtaacagactggaagccagtgcaaagatttaagaaccggagtgatgtgccctgatctcttggtcctggttaacattctagcagcagcattctgaatgagctgcagctgttttaacaGTCTTTtgggggagtccagttaagggGCCGTTCAAGTattcaaccctactagagataaaagcatgaatgagcttctcttggtcttttttctggctatatttttaagatgatagaatgctgttttggtgaccactttgatatgaatgtaaaatgtaaagtctgagtctatcagaacaccatgATCACACACTTgttccctggtttttagggccagagaatccagctctttactaatactagttcttttatttttgttgccaaacacaataatctctgttttatcttggttttaATTATTGAATTGTATTTAGATATATAACAAAATTGTTTGTACATTATTAACGTTGTAACCCCATTAGGATTTATAACACAATGATAGAAacaccaataaaaaaataaaaattaaaaacattttcatttaataaaaaataagttaCATCAAGTGGTGAAAAATTTGACCAAATGATCAATGGATCGATAGTATCCTTATATAATTAGATAGATCAGTGCTACAGTATTTTACTCTGGTCCTGGAGGACCAAAAATGACTTGTCTTCAACCACTAATTTTATTTATGAACTGaattagacctgggacaccagctGTGTGCAGTATCCTAGCGGGTAGAAACAAATGTCTGAAATGTTTCAGCCCCCCAGTATGAAAGTTAAATAATAGTTTTATATGCTATAGACCTCTCCTTCAACACGTTTACCACTGGAGGTCCTATTGTATTAATCAAAAGAATATGTatcataatattaaatattttggttCACTGtagaaaacaataataattaagGCATCAACACTATGAAACAGCACATACAGGATAAggtagcaaccaaaaaagtgtcaaaatacatttcattttgtagaTTTGTCAAAGGAGACACCCTTTCCTTTGGGGACAGGTTTacacactctttgcattttcTCAGCTAGAGAAGTcatctggaatgcatttcaattaacatctgccttgttaaaagttcatttgggggatttctttACTTCGTAATGCGTTTACGAAGGAAAGGGTGCGTATACAGAGGGGGACAAGGTAGGGTGtttatacagaagaccatcattatgacTGTACTgcagtagtccatattatggcaagagaAGCTCAAATTagcaaagatacatttttgaaggtcagtcaatatggaaaatgtcaagaactttCAAGTgaagtcgcaaaaaccatcaagcactGCAGAGGACACGTTCATttgagttaccagcctcagaaattggcAATTATCTTTCCCTCAGATTGTAGCCCAAATAAacgcttcacagagttcaagtaacagccACATCTTAGCATCTGTTCAGAGGAAACTGCATGAATCAGGCCATAGTGGTTGAATTGCTGCAATGAAATCACTACTAAAGGACACATAAGAAGACACTtttttgggccaagaaacatgagaaataTACTTTAGACCAGTGTAAATCTGTCCTTCGGTCTAATGAGGCCAaattttagatttttggttccaatcATCGGgtctttgtgagacgcagagCGGGTAAATGGAGGAtatctgcatgtgtggttcccactgtgaagcatggaggaggaggtgtgatggtttgTCTCTGCTTTGCTGCTTACcctgtaaattattttaaaaaggcaAACTCAACCATCATGGCTACCACAACATTCTGCAGCGATACATcgtcccatctggtttgcgcttagtgggactagatcatttatttttcaacaggaaagTGACCCATAACAcgcctccaggctgtgtaagggctatttgaccaagaagagTGAAGGGAAAACAGCCAACAAGTGATGTGAACATGTAGGAACTCCTTCAAGtatgttaaattaaataagtTGTTTTCCACAAATGTGATCAGATTATAAAGTGCAATATAGAAAACAACCTAcgaaaaaacaattaaaaaaattagaAGAACCTCTTTTTTATAGGCTATATCAATTtaagcaacaaaaaaatatttcaacatcTTTTGATTCCTCGTTAACATAGGAAAAGCATTCCATGTGACTACCTCATAAAGCTGGTTGGGAGAATGCCAAGTTGTCATGTAAATGTAGTTTGATTTGTTTCAAACTTTTTTGATTACTACATGattcaatatgttttatttcattgttttgatgtctttgctATTTTTCTGATAGGTGGAAAATAGTGCATGTAAAGAAATACCCCTGAATGAGTAgctgtgtccaaacgtttgacagggactgtatgttttttgtagAATTAAATAACTGTTAAGTAAAACATGAATTAGCATGTTTTATTTAAGAATGTATTACATGAAAAATTAAGGGCCTGTTGTTACCACAGTACTATtatcacattttttattggCTACCAGATATGCtagtaatttaaataaatgcgtgtgttaaatgtattttgttttacaggGAACAAACACCAGAAGGTATGTTTCATTTGTTTCACTGTGAAGACCTCTTCAGTGACTTTCATAGCGTCATGTTCTGAATGACATGTACATGAACTGAAACGGAAGGCACACCACATGCAGCTTTCAGGAGAACTACCGTTGCAAATGTTTCAATGTaggcatgtgtgtatgtatcttcACAGAGGTGAATGATGAGCAGCCCAAATATCTAAATGTTGCAAAAGGTAAATACAGTTAGTTGTACATATGAATGTCAGAATTTTCTATTTTGGCAGCTCAATTTTTATACTGGTTTTACTTTAGCTGTGTTTATGTAGGCAGCCAAATTCTGATATTTCTTTCCacatttttattgacatttattttgagtaATTTATGTTGATGCTCCTACTAAGAGCAACATACAGTTAATGTTCCTCTTATCAATCTGGCTCTGTTTACTCAGTTAGACAAATGCagattattaaatttttttacaaatcagatcagctctgataaaaaaagatttgatgtGAAAATATCAGATGTTATTGATCAAAAGTGCTTACATCAGAATTTGGATGCCCTTCTAAACACAGCATAATTCAACAAAGCTTTTGCCTGCACTGAATTCCTCAGAACTAACACCTTTAAATTTTGTTATAGCTCAGATCACAAGTTTTGAACCAACATATGTGTAAGTGTCTCCTTTTTTTCATTTAGAATGTCTTACAAGTATAGTCTACTAAAAATGAATATGTAACAAATCTGGACCTTTCATTTTTACAGCCATCCAATCCCAGCATTAATTTACCAGAATGTTGAGGAGAGTATAAATGCGAAGACCATGAATTCAGAAACTGGtatacatttattatacttTTAATATAGTGTGTACATTTATGGTTTTATCAAATGATAACAGGTGGAATGTGGGGGAAAACACTGAAAATGAACATAAATCCAACCCACAGTATTTACAATAATTATAAGTTGGAGGGCTATTTGGCTCAGCCAAACAATTAATTGTAAGGctaatgggggaaaaaaacatgtagCACATGAACACATAAAAGGAGGGGGAGATAATGGAACCCGTTGCAGTTAAAGGTCAAGGCAAAATTTCAACAACATGAAAATATGTAAACGCCTACATGGTGGCCTATATACTGTAAGACAACACACATCCTCTCCAGACACGTGTGGTAACTTGTTTGTAGGAGTTCTGAATGTCACCTGCCTTGTCTGTTACCCTCGATGACAGacatttgtatgttaataaataaaaacagactccTACATTGTTTCTAGATATTGACCAACCATATGAGAACGTGTTTCCATCT
This genomic window from Esox lucius isolate fEsoLuc1 chromosome 7, fEsoLuc1.pri, whole genome shotgun sequence contains:
- the si:dkey-183i3.6 gene encoding uncharacterized protein si:dkey-183i3.6 isoform X2 — its product is MRSKTVTRHNQIIRDLPPTPAEQTPEEVNDEQPKYLNVAKAQITSFEPTYVHPIPALIYQNVEESINAKTMNSETDIDQPYENVFPSIEAITNSDGSDYENTEFLEQAKMELEDSEPDYVNDTD